One region of Danio rerio strain Tuebingen ecotype United States chromosome 5, GRCz12tu, whole genome shotgun sequence genomic DNA includes:
- the gltpd2b gene encoding glycolipid transfer protein domain-containing protein 2 precursor, with product MDVRCRACVVVIFILLLLGSLCLHRILEHHSEVYSVKIKVVSLVTDNTSDAPLSVCPDQSFQIAYLLAHLQAAPLAANDVLLKPYLASWDELIKFLEALGPIVGIISQEIESKTTIIRDLAQKAEEEEKKMIERKETTKQLAQSKSSNYSKMDQTLSSGYTSVRSMIKMELENGLVDFQTQTNSGCRTLLRLHRALLWLQNFLHELGKDVAKGERLRRPSDLCKETYQRTLARHHSWWARKAAELAFLAMPERSYFYKLVCVKTQAEASVVLNRVVKAIEKVYKRNEVALQEHDMLDLP from the exons ATGGATGTCAGATGCAGGGCTTGTGTTGTtgtcatcttcatcctccttTTGCTTGGCTCGTTGTGCCTAC ACCGCATTCTAGAGCACCATTCTGAAGTTTACAGTGTGAAAATCAAG GTTGTGTCTTTGGTAACAGACAACACTTCAGATGCTCCACTGAGCGTTTGTCCTGATCAGAGTTTTCAGATTGCTTATTTGCTGGCTCACCTGCAAGCAGCGCCCCTCGCAGCCAACGATGTTCTGCTGAAGCCATACTTGGCAAGCTGGGATGAGCTCATCAA GTTTTTAGAAGCCTTGGGGCCAATAGTGGGTATCATTTCACAAGAAATTGAGTCAAAAACCACCATAATCCGTGACCTGGCACAAAAAGCGGAAGAGGAAGAGAAGAAAATGATTGAAAGAAAAGAGACAACTAAGCAATTAGCTCAGAGCAAATCCTCAAACTACAGTAAAATGGACCAGACTCTGTCATCAGGTTACACTTCTGTTCGGTCTATGATTAAAATGGAGCTGGAGAACGGATTGGTGGATTTCCAGACACAGACGAACTCTGGCTGCAGGACTCTGCTGCGTCTGCACCGCGCTCTGCTCTGGCTGCAGAACTTCCTGCATGAACTGGGGAAAGATGTGGCTAAAGGAGAGCGTCTACGAAGGCCTTCTGACCTCTGCAAAGAGACTTACCAGCGCACACTGGCTCGCCATCACTCCTGGTGGGCCAGGAAAGCTGCAGAGCTGGCCTTTCTCGCTATGCCTGAGCGATCTTATTTCTACAAGTTGGTTTGTGTGAAAACACAGGCAGAGGCGTCTGTGGTGCTGAACAGGGTTGTGAAAGCAATAGAGAAGGTGTATAAGAGAAATGAAGTAGCTCTACAGGAACACGACATGCTGGATCTGCCTTGA